In Clupea harengus chromosome 1, Ch_v2.0.2, whole genome shotgun sequence, one DNA window encodes the following:
- the LOC105898793 gene encoding RNA binding protein fox-1 homolog 2-like isoform X4, which yields MQTKTKLAHLVNATRAELLGTRALGESLQRFLTVPHTFFSRSWCMEKHMVSQGVQESTGGQEGLVPPPFSAFPPPPPPQNGLATEFGGALYAAGPQGPSEAGAGTNGPASAPSIVSTPQTEGSSQVDVVVQCGTASGPGVSAVVTGGESPEPKGTPKRLHVSNIPFRFRDPDLRQMFGQFGKILDVEIIFNERGSKVSSKGFGFVTFETSADAENARGKLHGTLVEGRKIEVNNATARVMTNKKVVTPYPNGEALATLPYAAAGWKLSPMVQGIYGPELYAGLHMTSAGVPGFPYPSAAAAATTAAAFRGAHLRGRGRPVYSAVRAAVPQQAIPTYPGVVYQDGFYGAADLYGGYAAYRYAQPTAVTGATAAAAAAAYSDSYGRVYTTDPYHALSPAAAAYGVGAMASLYRGGYSRFAPY from the exons atgcaaacaaaaacaaagctcGCTCATCTAGTCAACGCTACACGTGCGGAGCTCCTGGGCACGCGGGCGCTAGGGGAAAGCTTGCAGCGGTTTCTGACGGTCCCGCATACCTTTTTTTCGCGCTCCTGGTGCATGGAAAAACATATGGTGTCCCAG GGAGTTCAAGAGTCTACGGGAGGCCAGGAGGGGCTGGTGCCCCCACCCTTCTCCgccttcccccctccaccccctcctcagaATGGCCTGGCCACAGAGTTTGGAGGTGCCCTGTATGCCGCAGGACCCCAGGGACCCTCTGAGGCCGGAGCCGGCACTAATGGCCCCGCCTCAGCCCCCAGCATTGTGAGCACTCCA CAGACAGAGGGCTCTTCTCAGGTAGATGTGGTGGTTCAGTGTGGGACGGCAAGTGGACCAGGCGTGTCAGCCGTCGTGACCGGGGGCGAGTCACCCGAACCTAAGGGAACCCCAAAGCGCCTCCACGTCTCCAACATCCCCTTCCGCTTCCGCGACCCCGACCTCAGGCAGATGTTTGGG CAATTTGGGAAGATCCTTGACGTTGAAATCATTTTCAATGAGCGGGGTTCTAAGGTGAGTTCTAAG GGCTTCGGGTTTGTGACGTTCGAGACTAGCGCAGATGCTGAAAATGCTCGTGGAAAGCTTCATGGCACACTAGTGGAAGGGCGCAAGATCGAG GTTAACAATGCCACAGCCAGGGTAATGACCAACAAAAAGGTTGTCACCCCTTACCCCAATGGAGAGGCTCTCGCAACACTGCCCTATG CTGCTGCGGGCTGGAAGCTGAGCCCGATGGTGCAGGGCATTTACGGACCAGAGCTCTATGCAGGTCTCCACATGACCTCTGCAGGAg TTCCTGGCTTCCCATATCCCTCAGCAGCTGCGGCCGCCACCACGGCAGCAGCATTCCGGGGAGCTCACCTGAGAGGGCGGGGCCGACCTGTCTATAGTGCTGTGCGTGCTGCTGTCCCCCAGCAAGCTATCCCCACCTACCCTGG TGTGGTGTATCAGGATGGGTTTTATGGAGCTGCTGACCTATAC GGAGGCTACGCTGCTTATCGCTATGCTCAGCCCACTGCTGTAACCGGGGCgactgctgctgcggctgcagCTGCCTACAGTGACAG TTATGGCCGGGTGTACACTACAGATCCCTACCACGCCCTGAGCCCTGCTGCCGCTGCCTATGGAGTCGGTGCCATG GCTAGTTTATACCGGGGTGGATACAGCAGGTTTGCTCCATACTAA